The following proteins are encoded in a genomic region of Sorangiineae bacterium MSr12523:
- a CDS encoding peroxidase-related enzyme (This protein belongs to a clade of uncharacterized proteins related to peroxidases such as the alkylhydroperoxidase AhpD.) — translation MPRTTALKLEQVPAASKPTLHAFTKNIGFTPNMMAAFAQSPIAFNAWAALLDSLSKALDVKTRDSIGLAVSEVNGCNYCLTVHSFTAQHMAKLPADEIILARKGHAADPKRDAAVQFARKVIETRGHIRDTDLKAVRDVGYSDANIMEIIALVAMYSLTNFFNNVFDLDKDFPAVTPAGAI, via the coding sequence ATGCCACGAACCACTGCTCTCAAGCTGGAACAGGTGCCAGCTGCTTCGAAACCGACTCTCCATGCGTTCACCAAGAACATCGGGTTCACCCCCAATATGATGGCGGCCTTCGCACAGAGCCCGATCGCGTTCAACGCATGGGCCGCCCTTCTCGACTCCCTGAGCAAGGCGCTCGACGTAAAGACGCGCGACAGCATCGGCCTCGCTGTCTCCGAAGTGAATGGCTGCAACTACTGCCTAACGGTTCATAGCTTTACGGCGCAGCATATGGCCAAGCTGCCGGCCGATGAAATCATCCTCGCCCGGAAGGGCCATGCCGCCGATCCGAAGCGGGACGCCGCCGTCCAGTTTGCGCGTAAGGTCATCGAGACTCGCGGCCATATCCGTGACACCGATCTGAAAGCCGTTCGCGATGTCGGGTACTCGGATGCGAACATCATGGAGATCATCGCACTAGTGGCCATGTACTCCCTGACGAATTTCTTCAACAATGTATTCGATCTCGACAAAGACTTTCCCGCCGTCACGCCTGCCGGTGCAATCTGA
- a CDS encoding SDR family oxidoreductase: protein MGETLSKSQKVVVVTGASQGIGARIVKAFRNLDYRIVATSRSIKPSNDENILSIAGDIGDPATALRVISQGIAHFGQIDTLVNNAGIYIGKPFTEHTAEDYSAVMRVNMAGFYHITQRAIAEMEKRSSGHVVSVTTSIDQAAIQGVYTVLAAMTKGGINAATKSLAIEYAKKGIRVNAVAPGIIKTPMYAPENYEALSAFNPVGRMGETSDIADAILFLDSAPFVTGEILHVDGGQSAGH, encoded by the coding sequence ATGGGTGAAACATTGAGCAAGTCACAGAAGGTCGTCGTCGTCACTGGCGCGTCACAAGGCATCGGCGCTCGTATCGTAAAGGCTTTCCGAAACCTCGATTACCGCATCGTCGCAACCTCACGTTCGATCAAGCCTTCGAACGACGAGAATATCCTGAGCATCGCCGGCGACATCGGCGACCCCGCGACCGCTCTACGTGTCATTTCCCAAGGCATCGCGCACTTTGGCCAGATCGATACGTTGGTGAACAATGCGGGCATCTACATTGGAAAGCCTTTCACCGAACACACCGCCGAAGACTACTCCGCCGTGATGCGCGTGAACATGGCGGGCTTCTATCACATCACGCAACGCGCGATCGCCGAGATGGAAAAGCGCTCGAGTGGCCACGTGGTGAGCGTCACGACCAGCATCGACCAGGCTGCAATCCAAGGAGTCTACACGGTCCTGGCGGCTATGACGAAGGGCGGCATCAACGCTGCCACCAAGTCACTGGCCATCGAATACGCGAAAAAGGGTATTCGCGTAAACGCCGTTGCTCCGGGGATCATAAAGACGCCGATGTACGCACCTGAAAATTACGAAGCGCTGAGCGCTTTCAACCCTGTCGGACGCATGGGCGAAACAAGTGACATCGCCGATGCCATCCTTTTTCTCGATTCCGCGCCGTTCGTCACTGGAGAAATCCTGCACGTCGATGGCGGGCAGAGTGCTGGCCATTGA
- a CDS encoding TetR/AcrR family transcriptional regulator produces the protein MRREPRQGRSRQTVHAVLGAVSRVIRREGVDAVTTNRIAEAAGVSIGSLYQYFPDKKAIFSALHERHVEDVRRVIERTMAGRSKSLDGFTRTLVEGLADLHAAEPELHELVSEQVPEGPLGFRRALRATFERVTSSERMLFVLPNVIEALVHGISQRPSPISAASAREEAVRTVLACLESCRNA, from the coding sequence ATGCGACGGGAACCTCGGCAGGGCCGGTCCCGGCAGACCGTGCATGCGGTGCTGGGCGCGGTCTCGCGGGTGATTCGGCGCGAGGGGGTCGACGCGGTCACCACCAACCGAATCGCTGAAGCAGCAGGTGTAAGCATCGGCTCGCTCTATCAATACTTCCCGGACAAGAAGGCCATCTTCAGCGCGCTGCATGAGCGCCACGTCGAGGACGTTCGCCGTGTGATCGAGCGCACGATGGCCGGCCGCTCCAAGTCTCTCGACGGGTTCACTCGCACGCTCGTGGAAGGGCTGGCGGATCTCCATGCCGCGGAGCCCGAGCTCCACGAGCTGGTCTCCGAGCAGGTACCCGAAGGCCCGTTGGGTTTTCGCCGCGCACTCCGGGCGACCTTCGAGCGCGTCACATCGTCGGAGCGGATGCTGTTCGTCCTCCCCAACGTGATCGAAGCGCTCGTGCACGGCATCTCGCAGCGGCCTTCCCCTATTTCGGCCGCGTCAGCGAGGGAGGAGGCCGTGCGGACCGTCCTCGCTTGCCTCGAGTCGTGCCGGAACGCCTGA
- a CDS encoding SDR family oxidoreductase — protein sequence MSGSLEGQSVVVVGGSTGIGCAVGELAAKAGARTYVLSRSAHAPEGTRAIVADVTDAASMEAAFAQIGRIHHIAYTAWSRQGAPPLATLTSDHLQQSFAAKLFGALHAVRLALPYLDPSASITLTSGQVSRKYGVGSVLKGSVNAAVDAAGKHLAKELAPRRVNVISPGVTDTSQWGEPGSAKRLETLERVSAALPVKRVATPEELASAYLFVMTNPFVTGAVVDVDGGGLL from the coding sequence GTGAGCGGATCACTGGAAGGACAGAGCGTGGTTGTCGTTGGCGGCAGCACCGGAATCGGCTGCGCAGTTGGGGAACTCGCCGCGAAAGCCGGCGCTCGCACCTATGTGCTCAGCCGATCGGCGCATGCGCCCGAGGGAACGCGAGCGATCGTGGCCGACGTGACGGATGCGGCGTCGATGGAAGCGGCTTTCGCGCAAATCGGACGAATCCATCATATCGCCTACACGGCCTGGTCCCGTCAGGGCGCGCCGCCGCTCGCGACGCTGACGAGCGATCATCTGCAGCAGAGCTTTGCCGCCAAGTTGTTCGGCGCCCTGCACGCGGTTCGCTTGGCCCTGCCCTATCTCGATCCCTCGGCGTCGATCACCCTCACCTCCGGGCAGGTGTCGCGCAAATATGGTGTTGGCAGCGTCCTCAAGGGCTCGGTCAATGCCGCGGTGGATGCGGCCGGAAAGCATCTCGCCAAGGAACTGGCGCCGCGCCGCGTGAATGTCATCAGCCCGGGCGTGACCGATACGTCGCAATGGGGAGAACCGGGTTCGGCGAAGCGTCTCGAAACACTGGAACGTGTTTCCGCCGCGCTGCCCGTCAAGCGGGTTGCCACGCCGGAGGAACTGGCCTCGGCCTATCTGTTCGTAATGACCAATCCATTCGTCACGGGCGCGGTCGTCGATGTCGATGGCGGAGGTCTATTGTGA
- a CDS encoding NADP-dependent oxidoreductase, translating to MKAIIVTEQALGTTGMKLVERPEPQAAINDVIVRIHASGFVQTELEWPSSWTDRNDRDRTPSIPGHELAGVVTALGYGTTGLSVGQRVFGLADWHRDGTLAEYLAIEARNLAPLPGDVDFTVGASLPISGLTAFQGLFEHGRLRAGQSVIAHGAAGAVGSMVTQLAREAGAYVIGTGRAADRQTALDFGAQEYVALDSDTLEDVGSVDLVFDVIGGDIGKRSARLIRAGGTLVSVVGPSEVRPDNGRAIDFVVESDRAQLTEIVQRVRDGRLRTNIGTISTLDEAIATFNAPKRRAGKTVIRVRA from the coding sequence ATGAAAGCAATCATTGTAACGGAGCAGGCATTAGGAACGACTGGGATGAAGCTGGTCGAACGACCCGAGCCGCAGGCCGCGATAAACGACGTTATCGTTCGGATTCATGCGTCGGGGTTCGTCCAAACCGAGCTTGAGTGGCCCTCGAGCTGGACCGATCGCAATGACCGTGACCGAACACCGTCGATCCCCGGCCACGAGCTGGCTGGAGTGGTCACCGCTCTCGGTTACGGCACAACGGGACTGTCGGTAGGACAGAGGGTGTTCGGTCTCGCGGATTGGCATCGCGACGGCACCCTGGCCGAATATCTGGCGATCGAGGCCCGTAACCTCGCACCGCTGCCGGGCGACGTTGACTTCACGGTGGGCGCGAGCCTGCCGATCTCGGGCCTCACCGCGTTCCAAGGATTGTTCGAACACGGCCGCCTTCGGGCGGGGCAAAGCGTCATCGCACACGGCGCGGCCGGCGCAGTCGGTTCGATGGTGACGCAGCTCGCGCGAGAGGCCGGCGCCTACGTCATTGGCACTGGACGCGCGGCCGACCGTCAGACGGCGCTCGACTTCGGCGCGCAGGAATATGTCGCTCTCGATAGTGATACGCTGGAAGACGTTGGCAGCGTCGATCTTGTGTTCGATGTCATCGGCGGCGATATCGGCAAGCGGTCCGCGCGCCTGATTCGAGCCGGCGGAACCCTGGTGTCCGTCGTCGGACCGTCCGAGGTGCGGCCCGACAACGGCCGGGCGATCGACTTCGTCGTCGAGTCGGATCGTGCCCAACTGACGGAGATCGTCCAGCGGGTGCGGGACGGACGACTGCGGACGAACATCGGCACCATTTCGACGCTCGACGAGGCCATCGCCACCTTCAACGCGCCCAAGCGGCGCGCAGGGAAAACGGTCATCCGCGTTCGCGCGTGA
- a CDS encoding CGNR zinc finger domain-containing protein yields MRISASNQEETRDGFRFRGGHAALDLTATLTGRLKPTQRDLLTRPEDVIRWLQAAGFECAATAPDDDLLGMARRLREAIYALAMGCVAGQVRPASARATLNDIARLPAAAPEIGADGSARLRGDASALLTFVAREAVLLLGGEVADRVRQCEGDGCAILFFDTSRSGDRRWCSMTACGNRHKVAAFRQRKEKSQ; encoded by the coding sequence GTGAGAATTTCGGCGTCAAATCAGGAGGAAACGCGCGATGGCTTCCGCTTTCGCGGCGGGCATGCCGCGCTCGACCTCACGGCCACGCTGACGGGCCGGCTCAAGCCGACCCAGCGCGATCTCCTCACGCGGCCGGAGGATGTCATCCGCTGGCTGCAGGCCGCCGGGTTCGAGTGCGCGGCGACCGCGCCGGACGATGATCTTTTGGGCATGGCGCGGCGGTTACGGGAGGCGATCTATGCGCTAGCTATGGGATGCGTCGCAGGACAGGTGCGACCTGCGAGCGCACGCGCAACTCTCAACGACATTGCGCGACTGCCTGCGGCAGCTCCCGAGATCGGCGCCGATGGCAGTGCACGATTGCGCGGCGACGCCAGTGCGTTGCTGACCTTTGTCGCGCGTGAAGCCGTCCTCCTATTGGGCGGTGAAGTGGCCGATCGGGTGCGCCAATGCGAGGGCGATGGATGCGCGATTCTCTTCTTCGACACATCGCGATCGGGCGATCGCCGCTGGTGCTCGATGACGGCATGCGGCAACCGGCACAAGGTCGCCGCGTTTCGCCAGCGCAAGGAAAAATCGCAATAG
- a CDS encoding PLP-dependent aminotransferase family protein, producing MAKRFQLRLDRSGKTPLAQQIYKGIAAAIDSGVLVPGARLPSWRDLAAQLGVARGTVRVAYERLSDAQLIVASRSAGTHVAKRPSTSAVRDVPKESSLFADLFPAFSSAPALFQVGVPAPECFPAKLFARIRARAVRTETWSSASYPDPRGEPELRREIAAHLMLARGVACSPSQIIITGGFAGALGLVLRALALEGRTAWMEDPCFPLSRRGLELGGLQPVPIPVDDDGMDVEYGLEHAPDAALALVTPGQQAPIGSTLSLARRLRLLDWAAKTGAWILEDDYLSELQLRGRAAPALASLDRDGRIIHMGSFSKTISPTLRLGFIVAPPSMAASFAEVAACLAPAPGPAVQHATAEFMREGHYMRHLRRTKRIYSKQQDALLSCLEGRVSSVSRAGLSVRVPLPKGARDTEIAKRALTYGLAPTALSPWYMRPTARRSGLLLGVATAPLERIPAACDRLYRAIDLLA from the coding sequence ATGGCGAAACGGTTTCAGCTGCGGCTCGATCGCTCGGGGAAGACGCCTTTGGCGCAGCAGATTTACAAGGGGATCGCGGCGGCGATCGACAGCGGCGTCCTCGTACCTGGGGCCCGTCTGCCCTCGTGGCGGGATCTTGCGGCCCAATTGGGCGTCGCGCGAGGGACCGTCCGCGTGGCGTACGAGAGGCTCTCGGATGCTCAGCTCATTGTCGCGTCGCGCTCGGCGGGGACGCATGTCGCGAAGCGACCTTCGACGAGCGCTGTGCGCGACGTTCCGAAGGAGTCCTCGCTCTTCGCGGATTTGTTCCCCGCCTTTTCGTCCGCGCCCGCGCTCTTCCAAGTGGGGGTCCCCGCGCCGGAGTGCTTCCCGGCCAAGCTCTTCGCGCGCATCCGCGCGCGCGCAGTCCGGACCGAGACCTGGTCGTCCGCGAGCTACCCCGATCCGCGCGGAGAGCCCGAGCTGCGGCGTGAGATCGCAGCCCACCTGATGCTCGCGCGCGGCGTTGCGTGCTCGCCTTCGCAGATCATCATCACGGGCGGGTTCGCCGGTGCGCTCGGCCTCGTGCTGCGGGCGCTCGCGCTCGAAGGGCGCACGGCCTGGATGGAGGATCCCTGTTTTCCGTTGAGCCGGCGAGGGCTCGAGCTCGGGGGATTGCAGCCCGTCCCGATCCCCGTCGACGACGACGGGATGGACGTGGAGTATGGTCTCGAGCACGCGCCCGATGCGGCGCTCGCGCTCGTGACGCCGGGGCAGCAGGCGCCGATCGGCTCCACGCTATCGCTCGCGCGGCGTCTGCGCTTGCTCGATTGGGCAGCGAAGACGGGCGCGTGGATCCTCGAAGACGATTACCTGAGCGAGCTGCAATTGCGAGGACGCGCGGCCCCCGCGCTCGCGTCCTTGGATCGCGACGGGCGGATCATCCACATGGGCTCGTTCAGCAAGACCATCAGTCCCACATTGCGTCTGGGCTTCATCGTCGCCCCTCCGTCCATGGCCGCGTCCTTCGCCGAGGTGGCGGCGTGCCTCGCCCCCGCCCCCGGTCCCGCGGTCCAACACGCAACCGCGGAGTTCATGCGCGAAGGGCATTACATGCGTCACCTGCGGCGAACGAAGCGCATATACTCCAAACAGCAGGACGCGTTACTGAGCTGCCTCGAAGGGCGCGTGTCCTCGGTCTCGCGCGCCGGGCTCTCGGTCCGCGTGCCGCTGCCCAAAGGGGCGCGTGACACCGAGATCGCCAAGCGCGCCTTGACCTACGGACTCGCCCCGACAGCGTTGTCTCCTTGGTACATGCGCCCTACGGCGCGGCGATCCGGCCTGCTATTGGGGGTCGCCACGGCGCCTCTCGAAAGGATCCCCGCGGCGTGCGACCGCCTCTACCGCGCCATCGATCTCCTTGCGTGA
- a CDS encoding aminoglycoside phosphotransferase family protein, whose amino-acid sequence MRSEREIAAAVLASCGQPGEISWRSWRWAVAFQNEFIAFAADDDEGWERLRRERALLDRLAARTSVALPAVVLEDERTRLQLRRMVPGVTGDMVERIVFGRDDKVGPATRYQPNLPFTAKGRRLARDLGHALSALQRAIPVEEARALGFAVHSYLFLLDQVAAYLAEQRELRDLYIAIAPLRRWFAELPNEPALCLCDLQLHNIAVLPQTGALGGLFDFDDAGIMHQLEDFKYLPSFGLEFTEFALEAFMESGGRSSTLAEVGRFHVLSAMEHFLFVPEETPRWPEIVRWARAAVHHFARDW is encoded by the coding sequence ATGCGTAGTGAACGAGAAATCGCGGCGGCCGTTCTGGCATCGTGCGGACAACCAGGAGAGATCTCGTGGCGCTCGTGGCGATGGGCGGTCGCGTTCCAAAACGAGTTCATCGCCTTCGCCGCCGATGACGACGAAGGATGGGAGCGCCTACGCCGCGAGCGAGCACTGCTCGATCGCCTCGCCGCGCGAACGAGCGTGGCGCTGCCCGCCGTGGTCCTCGAGGACGAGAGAACGCGATTGCAACTGCGGCGAATGGTACCCGGCGTTACGGGCGATATGGTCGAGCGCATCGTGTTCGGGCGCGACGACAAAGTTGGCCCTGCGACACGTTACCAACCGAATCTTCCTTTCACCGCCAAGGGCCGACGTCTTGCGCGCGACCTTGGACATGCGCTCAGCGCATTGCAGCGCGCCATACCTGTCGAAGAAGCAAGGGCTCTTGGATTTGCTGTCCATTCGTACCTATTCCTCCTCGACCAGGTCGCGGCGTATCTGGCCGAGCAGCGCGAGCTACGTGACCTTTACATCGCCATTGCTCCGCTTCGCCGCTGGTTCGCAGAACTGCCCAATGAGCCAGCTCTCTGCCTCTGCGATTTGCAGCTCCACAACATTGCGGTCCTGCCGCAAACTGGTGCGCTGGGCGGATTGTTCGACTTCGATGACGCCGGGATCATGCACCAGCTCGAAGACTTCAAGTATCTGCCGTCCTTCGGCTTGGAATTCACCGAGTTCGCTCTCGAAGCCTTCATGGAGTCCGGTGGCCGCTCATCGACCCTCGCGGAGGTAGGGCGATTTCATGTGCTCTCTGCAATGGAGCATTTTCTCTTCGTCCCCGAGGAGACACCGCGATGGCCGGAGATCGTCAGATGGGCGAGAGCCGCCGTCCACCACTTTGCGCGCGACTGGTAG
- a CDS encoding SDR family oxidoreductase, which yields MTCLVTGATGNVGSLVTQRLIDRGDRPCVFVRDPKKARDLFGDRVEIRVGDLADISSALSGIREIFLLNSGPDLEVRDRAAALAAKAAGVRHLVKLSTLDVSTGVGTGPWHARGEHALRESGVRFTFIRSSAFMSNALSWAHTIKREGVLRTSTGNGKIAFIHPADIADVAVKALTTRAHDGEALVITGPQALSYGEMASRIGAAIGKTIRFEQISDDDARPNFDRAYADALVDIWRAIREGRLATVTDGVEQVLGRRPVTFDQWAEENAGAFRRSGTTRGKRGRSARPPPSLTRPK from the coding sequence GTGACGTGTCTCGTTACCGGAGCCACCGGGAACGTCGGCTCGCTCGTCACGCAGCGTCTGATCGATCGCGGAGACCGTCCCTGCGTGTTCGTGCGCGATCCGAAGAAGGCGCGAGACCTCTTCGGGGACCGGGTCGAGATCCGGGTTGGCGATCTTGCTGACATCTCGAGCGCGCTCTCTGGCATTCGCGAAATCTTTTTACTCAACAGTGGTCCCGATCTCGAGGTTCGAGATCGTGCTGCCGCGTTGGCCGCGAAGGCCGCGGGGGTGCGCCACTTGGTCAAGCTCTCGACGCTGGACGTGAGCACCGGGGTAGGCACCGGGCCCTGGCACGCCCGCGGAGAGCACGCCCTCCGCGAGAGCGGCGTCCGCTTCACGTTCATCCGTTCCTCGGCATTCATGTCCAACGCGCTGAGCTGGGCGCACACGATCAAGCGTGAGGGCGTCTTACGAACGTCAACGGGCAACGGCAAGATCGCTTTCATCCACCCGGCGGACATCGCCGATGTCGCGGTGAAGGCGTTGACCACGCGCGCTCACGACGGTGAAGCGCTGGTGATCACCGGCCCACAGGCTCTCAGCTACGGCGAGATGGCGTCGCGGATTGGCGCAGCGATCGGCAAGACCATCCGCTTCGAGCAGATCTCCGACGACGATGCACGGCCGAACTTCGATCGCGCTTATGCGGATGCTCTCGTCGACATCTGGCGGGCCATCCGGGAGGGCCGCCTAGCGACGGTAACCGACGGTGTCGAGCAGGTCCTCGGACGCAGGCCCGTCACCTTCGATCAATGGGCGGAAGAAAACGCGGGAGCCTTCAGGCGTTCCGGCACGACTCGAGGCAAGCGAGGACGGTCCGCACGGCCTCCTCCCTCGCTGACGCGGCCGAAATAG
- a CDS encoding nitroreductase family protein, with translation MTNAVIETILSRSAAKYYDPAATLSDDEIRELVRIGTTAPTSFHLQNWRFIAVRTREAKARLRPIAWNQPAITDAAVTFIVCGQLVETSVIPARLAPLVELGVMPPAMVADWEIPARDLYMAFPQRRRDEAVRTATFGAATIVYAARSLGLGSTPMIGFDADAVHREFGLAEDELPVMLLCVGKERAGNWAQKPRRPLAEVLDFV, from the coding sequence ATGACCAATGCCGTCATCGAAACGATCCTGAGTCGATCCGCCGCCAAGTACTACGATCCTGCAGCCACCTTGAGCGACGACGAAATCCGCGAGTTGGTGCGGATCGGCACCACCGCGCCGACATCCTTCCACTTGCAAAACTGGCGCTTCATCGCCGTGCGCACGCGCGAAGCCAAGGCGCGTCTGCGTCCGATCGCCTGGAATCAACCCGCGATCACCGATGCAGCGGTCACCTTCATCGTCTGCGGCCAACTGGTCGAGACCAGTGTAATCCCAGCGCGCCTGGCGCCCCTGGTTGAATTGGGCGTCATGCCGCCGGCGATGGTGGCAGATTGGGAAATCCCCGCACGCGATCTGTACATGGCATTCCCGCAGCGCCGGCGCGACGAGGCCGTGCGCACCGCCACCTTCGGCGCAGCGACGATAGTCTACGCAGCCCGCTCGCTGGGCCTGGGTTCGACGCCGATGATCGGTTTCGATGCCGATGCAGTGCACCGCGAGTTCGGACTCGCCGAGGACGAATTACCGGTCATGCTGTTGTGTGTCGGGAAGGAGCGGGCGGGCAACTGGGCGCAGAAGCCGCGTCGCCCCCTCGCCGAAGTGCTGGACTTCGTTTAA
- a CDS encoding GDSL-type esterase/lipase family protein produces MQLSAEQTRWLLKVLQPEKTLGSLPGVAALSETVRAALLGLPPDVYAAEHARMLGGAKEAARKLVSESAVSAMIDRLPLKEGARIVAFGDSHTSDPQSWAVILSELLTARSASVAINAAPGDTTTHGLIRIGEVVAQQPDWILFFIGLNDARTQGPKPAKTLVDHQETVRNLRELHQRASLETKARCLWITPAAVNEERISNHWGLSRFGVRFRNEDVARVAAAVGDLDAPTVDLFSILGTPPPPELLMEDGLHFTLAGQKRLAFEIIRAWSNVS; encoded by the coding sequence ATGCAACTATCGGCCGAGCAAACGCGCTGGCTTCTCAAAGTCCTTCAACCGGAAAAGACCCTCGGCTCACTGCCGGGCGTGGCGGCCCTCTCGGAGACTGTCCGCGCGGCTCTTCTCGGGCTTCCTCCCGATGTATATGCCGCCGAGCACGCGCGAATGTTGGGGGGCGCCAAGGAAGCGGCGCGCAAGTTGGTCTCCGAGTCCGCCGTCAGCGCGATGATCGATCGCCTGCCCTTGAAAGAGGGCGCCCGGATCGTAGCGTTCGGCGACAGCCACACGTCGGACCCGCAGTCTTGGGCCGTGATCCTGAGCGAGCTTCTGACTGCGCGTAGCGCTTCGGTGGCGATCAACGCGGCCCCGGGTGACACGACGACGCACGGGCTGATTCGCATCGGCGAAGTCGTCGCGCAGCAGCCCGACTGGATCCTCTTTTTCATCGGGCTGAACGATGCGCGCACGCAAGGGCCAAAGCCGGCCAAGACGCTCGTCGATCACCAGGAGACCGTGCGGAATCTGCGCGAGCTGCACCAGCGCGCCTCGCTCGAGACGAAGGCGCGCTGCCTGTGGATCACGCCTGCGGCCGTGAATGAGGAGCGCATCTCGAACCACTGGGGCCTATCGCGCTTCGGTGTCCGCTTCCGCAACGAGGACGTCGCACGGGTAGCGGCCGCCGTTGGGGACCTCGACGCTCCGACGGTCGACCTGTTTTCGATTCTCGGTACGCCGCCCCCGCCCGAGCTGCTCATGGAGGACGGGCTCCACTTCACGCTCGCTGGTCAGAAGCGTCTCGCGTTCGAGATCATACGAGCCTGGAGCAACGTCTCGTGA
- a CDS encoding lipocalin-like domain-containing protein, producing the protein MSEHPLFRRRTLIAFAATVPAAVAGAMAARSVTSSLAGTWTLVAADRRMPDGSVVHDYGAAPDGRLMIDEAGRYALQIFSTDRSNFVAKDKAGGTDAEMRAAVVGSSTHFGSLAVDWAAKTLRFAIEDSSFPNWRGQVQTRSFVLRDNVLSWEVPPRPDGAVPISIWRRLAV; encoded by the coding sequence GTGAGCGAGCACCCCCTATTCCGGCGCCGCACACTTATCGCGTTTGCGGCGACCGTGCCGGCCGCCGTCGCGGGCGCAATGGCGGCACGGTCGGTCACATCATCGCTTGCCGGCACGTGGACGCTCGTCGCTGCCGATCGCCGAATGCCGGATGGCTCAGTGGTTCACGATTATGGCGCAGCGCCGGACGGCCGGCTGATGATCGACGAAGCCGGCCGATACGCCTTGCAGATATTCAGCACCGATAGATCGAATTTCGTAGCCAAAGACAAGGCCGGCGGCACCGACGCCGAAATGCGCGCGGCCGTCGTGGGATCGAGCACGCATTTCGGCTCGCTTGCCGTTGACTGGGCAGCAAAAACGCTGCGTTTCGCGATCGAGGATTCGTCTTTTCCGAACTGGCGCGGCCAGGTACAGACACGTTCCTTCGTTTTGCGCGACAATGTGCTGAGTTGGGAGGTTCCGCCGCGACCGGACGGAGCCGTGCCCATATCGATTTGGCGCCGCCTGGCCGTTTAG